A single region of the Sulfurimonas sp. genome encodes:
- a CDS encoding HD-GYP domain-containing protein, with product MITKVQKKLRYDVDFNKLDLELIEIDTVIPYNMYIRQDDGYVIIVKAGTLIDEKVYKILLGHNIYISRKDRGKENMQCKNILEYISAAKDDSNYCIKLLYKMNDKFFEKFLNSKNYNLDPEDVDGLVKSIVLLVRHNIGFVKDNMVNFRNDSDLAHHSLHVCIYAVNLGAVLGLNDQQLLDLGIAGYIQDLGLKKIDNSVVSKDSPLSKEEVESIHRHTILSVQIAQHNKIHRPDIIDAIRHHHENYDGSGYPDQLNSDHISKYAAILSICDVFDALTSVRPYREGKTSFEALTFMMKDPSMMHRFNHQYIKVFIRTLLK from the coding sequence ATGATAACCAAGGTACAAAAAAAACTACGCTATGATGTAGATTTTAACAAACTAGATCTCGAACTTATAGAGATAGATACAGTTATACCATATAACATGTATATAAGACAAGATGACGGTTATGTGATCATTGTTAAAGCCGGTACACTAATTGATGAAAAAGTATATAAAATATTACTTGGTCACAACATATACATATCACGAAAAGATCGTGGCAAAGAGAATATGCAGTGTAAAAATATTCTTGAATATATATCTGCTGCCAAGGATGACTCTAACTACTGCATAAAACTTCTTTACAAGATGAACGATAAGTTTTTTGAAAAATTTTTAAATTCAAAAAATTATAACCTTGATCCTGAAGATGTAGACGGTTTGGTAAAAAGTATAGTACTGTTAGTAAGACATAATATTGGATTTGTAAAAGATAATATGGTCAATTTTAGAAATGACAGTGATCTAGCTCATCACTCTTTACATGTATGTATATATGCGGTAAATTTAGGAGCAGTACTCGGTTTAAATGATCAGCAGTTATTGGATTTGGGAATCGCGGGTTATATTCAAGATTTAGGTCTAAAAAAGATTGATAACAGTGTGGTATCAAAAGATTCACCTCTATCTAAAGAAGAGGTTGAAAGTATACACAGACATACAATATTAAGTGTACAAATTGCTCAACATAATAAAATTCATAGACCTGATATTATAGATGCAATAAGGCATCATCATGAAAATTATGATGGGAGTGGATATCCTGATCAGTTAAATTCTGATCATATAAGTAAATATGCTGCAATACTCTCCATATGCGATGTATTCGATGCTTTAACAAGTGTTAGACCTTACAGGGAAGGAAAAACCAGTTTTGAAGCACTCACTTTTATGATGAAAGATCCAAGTATGATGCATAGATTTAATCATCAGTATATAAAGGTATTTATTAGAACGCTACTTAAGTGA
- a CDS encoding c-type cytochrome, with protein MKKLILALYMAVLFVSDGSAQSPIAENGKGIFESKGCALCHKQDIDTVGPSLQKIATAYLGKEASLLSYLRGQGAPIVEPARAPVMNPQLVKIRALFDEDMQALATYIISANDRPF; from the coding sequence ATGAAAAAATTAATTTTAGCTTTATATATGGCTGTATTGTTTGTTTCTGATGGGTCTGCTCAAAGTCCAATAGCTGAAAATGGTAAGGGTATTTTTGAATCTAAAGGTTGTGCTTTATGTCACAAACAAGATATAGATACAGTTGGACCATCACTACAGAAAATTGCAACAGCATACTTAGGTAAAGAGGCTTCTCTACTAAGCTATCTTAGAGGTCAAGGGGCACCGATAGTTGAACCTGCACGTGCTCCTGTTATGAATCCTCAATTAGTGAAAATCAGAGCACTGTTTGATGAAGATATGCAAGCTTTAGCTACATATATAATCTCGGCTAACGATAGACCATTTTAA
- a CDS encoding cytochrome c3 family protein has protein sequence MKYISSYVASFAIILLLGSVNMFAAEVPVKERVLTESEKFYGTELRSGKKTVHPPFEWGDCTVCHTDAKGEDGLIMDPPDLCSMCHEAKDNKKFIHGPVAAGACTACHDPHESENAKLLVASSINELCTSCHQAKDEFLHKTKNIHPPVKDQCTNCHDPHTEDHLYQLKADGKKDLCVMCHVDKEVWTSTVTDKHGALDRPRKCLECHDPHGSENPKFLVKDTSKELCLTCHSETLVTDETGTKIQNIGKHLDNNPDWHGPILWGDCAACHNPHGSNNLRMLKKPFPRTFYEKFDEDNYICFECHEKEKIQDEFTTTMTNFRNGDKNMHFVHVNKDKGRSCRACHDFHGTKEYPHHLRKKTKFGKINFPIRFIETENGGSCAPACHARRHYDKVTPKINLK, from the coding sequence ATGAAATATATTAGTTCTTATGTTGCAAGCTTTGCAATTATTTTATTGCTAGGATCTGTTAATATGTTTGCAGCAGAAGTTCCAGTTAAAGAGAGAGTTTTAACCGAAAGTGAAAAGTTTTACGGAACTGAATTAAGATCAGGTAAAAAAACTGTCCATCCACCATTTGAATGGGGTGACTGTACAGTCTGTCATACTGATGCAAAGGGTGAAGATGGACTTATTATGGATCCACCTGATTTGTGTTCTATGTGTCATGAAGCTAAAGACAATAAAAAATTTATACATGGGCCGGTTGCTGCTGGTGCATGTACTGCATGTCACGATCCTCATGAGTCTGAGAACGCGAAACTTTTAGTTGCTTCAAGTATAAATGAACTTTGTACATCATGTCACCAAGCTAAGGATGAGTTTTTACATAAAACTAAAAATATTCACCCTCCGGTAAAAGATCAGTGTACAAACTGTCATGATCCACATACTGAAGATCACCTATACCAGTTAAAAGCAGATGGTAAAAAAGATCTTTGTGTTATGTGTCACGTTGACAAAGAGGTTTGGACAAGTACTGTTACAGATAAACATGGAGCACTAGATAGACCAAGAAAATGTCTTGAGTGTCATGATCCGCATGGTTCAGAAAACCCTAAATTCTTGGTAAAAGATACATCTAAAGAACTTTGTTTGACATGTCATAGTGAGACATTAGTTACTGATGAGACAGGAACTAAAATTCAGAACATAGGAAAACATCTTGATAATAACCCGGATTGGCATGGTCCAATTCTATGGGGTGACTGTGCAGCATGTCATAATCCGCATGGTTCCAACAATTTAAGAATGTTAAAGAAACCATTTCCTAGAACTTTTTATGAGAAGTTTGATGAAGATAACTATATATGTTTTGAGTGTCATGAAAAAGAGAAAATTCAAGATGAGTTTACAACAACTATGACAAATTTTAGAAATGGTGACAAAAATATGCACTTCGTACATGTAAATAAAGACAAAGGGCGCTCTTGTCGTGCTTGTCATGATTTTCATGGTACAAAAGAGTATCCACACCATTTAAGAAAGAAAACGAAGTTTGGTAAAATTAATTTCCCAATTCGTTTTATTGAAACAGAAAATGGTGGTTCATGTGCACCGGCATGTCACGCTAGACGTCACTATGATAAAGTAACACCTAAAATAAATTTAAAATAG
- a CDS encoding cytochrome c3 family protein — MKLIYIFIILLAASSGNAEKLSSSINIVQPLNKTRYIGEHCTLVIDTNFKLADKIVITQENNITTTIDIKAGKDTYCKTIKLQPAQNSVYVHSYKDGKLVDKDERDFYFLSELFEGVDEDDAVDYELRYYHTDEKEQKCKSCHNMTSNVPTNGKVFEDVKQTTCYECHSGMLDTKNTHAPAANWLCLDCHNGEVGGYNMVDASATKYLAPDPISKTCGTCHDTVDDWQLNKYGHGPVDNGRCERCHNPHGSENEFFLRKPVWDLCTTCHLEKAKGMHVIPAIGFGSRTKSGGHPTRDRKDPSRPGRDLYCSSCHNPHGSNGTKLLRMKGSFAFGVCQRCHPK, encoded by the coding sequence TTGAAACTGATATACATATTTATAATTCTACTTGCCGCTTCAAGCGGCAACGCAGAAAAACTAAGCTCATCTATAAACATAGTTCAACCTTTAAACAAAACACGATACATTGGTGAACATTGTACATTAGTTATTGATACTAATTTTAAACTAGCCGATAAGATAGTAATAACACAAGAAAATAATATAACAACAACTATAGATATCAAAGCAGGTAAAGATACATACTGTAAGACAATCAAACTTCAACCTGCACAAAATTCTGTATATGTCCATTCCTACAAAGATGGAAAACTGGTGGATAAAGATGAACGTGATTTTTATTTTTTATCTGAGCTGTTTGAAGGTGTAGATGAAGATGATGCAGTTGATTACGAATTAAGATACTACCATACAGATGAAAAAGAACAGAAGTGTAAGTCATGTCATAATATGACATCAAATGTTCCCACAAACGGTAAAGTATTTGAAGATGTTAAACAGACAACATGTTATGAGTGTCATAGTGGTATGTTAGATACAAAAAACACACATGCTCCTGCAGCCAACTGGTTATGTTTGGATTGTCATAATGGGGAAGTCGGTGGTTATAATATGGTAGATGCTTCTGCTACAAAATATTTAGCCCCTGATCCAATATCTAAAACTTGTGGAACTTGTCATGATACAGTTGATGATTGGCAGTTAAATAAATATGGACATGGACCAGTGGATAATGGAAGATGTGAGAGGTGTCATAACCCTCATGGTTCTGAAAACGAATTTTTTCTTCGAAAACCTGTTTGGGATCTTTGTACAACATGTCATTTAGAAAAAGCAAAAGGGATGCATGTAATACCTGCGATTGGTTTTGGATCAAGAACAAAAAGTGGTGGACATCCAACAAGAGATAGAAAAGATCCTTCTCGACCGGGAAGAGATCTTTACTGTAGTAGTTGTCATAATCCACATGGATCAAACGGTACAAAACTTCTAAGAATGAAAGGTTCCTTTGCTTTTGGTGTGTGTCAGAGATGCCATCCAAAATAA
- a CDS encoding cytochrome c3 family protein, which yields MIKKKLSIVLATLVLSVGSAYAETVATAGGAWAVDGTIAGTPHDLSGTVAGDNGEICVYCHTPHAANTAFDGAPLWNKKTMADTTSFQMYGATATNTAGSTIAGTATSQTPESPSLACLSCHDGVSAIDSIVNAPGSGMGSLIDGTPTTITANTTDVDNGNIGQDLTNDHPVSIVYTEGTASLRLKTTTLNTITGGGDWVGASTVGDLLRGPGKDMVECGSCHDPHNGYASDQGGTQVNYLRRTNAGSQLCLGCHAK from the coding sequence ATGATTAAAAAGAAACTGAGCATAGTCTTAGCAACATTAGTTCTAAGTGTTGGTTCTGCGTATGCTGAAACTGTTGCAACTGCAGGTGGTGCATGGGCAGTTGATGGTACAATTGCTGGTACTCCACACGATTTAAGTGGTACAGTTGCCGGAGATAACGGTGAGATATGTGTATACTGTCATACGCCTCACGCCGCTAATACAGCTTTTGATGGTGCACCACTTTGGAATAAAAAAACTATGGCTGATACTACTAGTTTTCAGATGTATGGAGCTACGGCTACAAATACAGCTGGTAGTACTATTGCCGGTACTGCAACTTCACAAACACCTGAGAGTCCATCTTTAGCATGTTTAAGTTGTCATGATGGTGTAAGTGCGATTGATTCTATTGTTAATGCACCTGGTTCTGGAATGGGTAGCTTAATAGATGGTACTCCAACAACTATTACAGCAAATACTACAGATGTTGATAATGGTAATATTGGTCAGGATTTAACTAACGATCACCCTGTATCTATTGTTTATACTGAGGGTACAGCTAGTTTAAGACTAAAAACTACAACTTTAAATACTATCACTGGTGGTGGTGACTGGGTTGGGGCATCTACTGTTGGAGACCTGCTTCGCGGTCCTGGTAAAGATATGGTTGAGTGTGGTAGCTGTCACGATCCGCATAATGGTTATGCATCAGATCAAGGAGGAACTCAGGTTAATTACCTTCGTAGAACAAATGCAGGAAGTCAGCTTTGTCTAGGCTGTCACGCTAAATAA
- a CDS encoding 6-bladed beta-propeller: protein MMKAILPLFALIIAILFQGCTTKAPKPKQTIVFPSYPEEPRILYLDTYRGGLEEKEYNAFDVFIGEEKIDRAQSNIIKPYGVGLLNGKVYAVDTGSKLVFVMDEKTRELDLIGTSAVGSLSAPVSIAFDANNTIYVSDSRQKRILGYDSQGKLKYSLGDRLEFARPTGIAINKSLNRLYVVDTKAHHFKAYELSTKKHLFTVGKRGKGDGEFNFPTNVAVDQRNGHVVVVDTQNFRVQIFDQDGNFISKFGSIGNKSGTFARPKGVGIDSDGNIYVADGAFNNIQIFDETGTKYLMYFGGAGYTETRFRLIAGMYIDENDKIVVADGFSGRVQTFQYLSEKWKKENQQKYKELKEFKPEM from the coding sequence ATGATGAAAGCTATTCTCCCTCTTTTTGCCTTAATAATTGCTATTTTATTTCAAGGATGCACCACTAAAGCTCCAAAACCAAAACAGACTATAGTATTTCCATCTTATCCTGAAGAACCAAGAATATTATACTTAGACACATATAGAGGTGGACTTGAAGAAAAAGAATATAATGCATTTGATGTTTTTATAGGTGAAGAAAAAATAGATAGAGCGCAGTCAAATATAATTAAACCATATGGGGTTGGGCTACTTAATGGCAAAGTATATGCAGTTGACACGGGTTCTAAATTAGTATTTGTAATGGATGAAAAAACAAGAGAACTGGATTTGATAGGTACAAGTGCAGTAGGGAGTTTGAGCGCGCCGGTATCTATAGCATTTGATGCTAATAATACTATATACGTTAGTGATTCAAGACAAAAAAGGATACTAGGATACGATAGTCAGGGTAAATTAAAGTATTCACTTGGAGATAGGCTTGAGTTTGCAAGACCAACCGGTATTGCAATAAATAAAAGTTTAAATCGACTTTATGTAGTAGATACAAAAGCACATCATTTTAAAGCTTATGAGCTTAGCACTAAAAAACATCTTTTTACTGTGGGTAAACGCGGAAAAGGTGATGGAGAATTTAACTTTCCTACTAATGTTGCAGTAGATCAAAGAAATGGTCATGTAGTTGTAGTGGATACTCAAAATTTTCGTGTTCAAATTTTTGATCAAGACGGAAATTTTATAAGCAAATTTGGAAGTATTGGTAATAAGTCTGGTACTTTTGCCAGACCTAAAGGGGTTGGCATAGACAGTGACGGTAATATCTACGTTGCAGACGGTGCTTTTAACAATATTCAAATATTCGATGAAACTGGTACAAAATATCTCATGTATTTTGGTGGAGCAGGATATACAGAAACAAGGTTTCGTTTGATAGCAGGTATGTATATTGATGAAAATGACAAAATAGTAGTAGCAGACGGATTTAGCGGTAGGGTGCAAACTTTTCAATATTTGAGTGAAAAATGGAAAAAAGAAAATCAACAGAAATACAAAGAGCTTAAAGAATTTAAGCCAGAGATGTAA
- a CDS encoding peptidylprolyl isomerase — protein sequence MRVLFLLFLATILLSKDVYLPENTVAIVNGIAISEDELNREVTKLIPRSYVHTTVDEKKRNSLKEKALDTLIKKTLMYDHAIKSNITASDEEIKSQLSVIVNRYSSAELFNKALIESNFTVDTLKSSIKKDVILNKLYKKEIEFILSDEELKNNYEKNKHKFLEPEKIRVSLIYIKNDPQDPKGKEKAIKKAKEAEKMLADGENFEYVAQTYSDDPTRVMGGDLGFIHRGRLHPSIEDIAFSLDINKVSNVIVNDIGYFIVKVKEKKKQNQLAFETVKDSLGKKLKNKEEDLRKDKLLKRLMLKAVIIK from the coding sequence GTGAGAGTATTATTTTTGTTGTTCTTAGCGACAATATTATTATCAAAAGATGTATATTTACCGGAAAACACCGTAGCTATTGTTAATGGAATAGCAATTTCTGAGGATGAATTAAACAGAGAAGTAACGAAACTAATACCTCGTTCATATGTACACACAACAGTAGATGAAAAAAAGAGAAACAGCTTAAAAGAGAAGGCATTAGATACTTTAATAAAAAAAACGCTTATGTATGATCATGCAATTAAAAGCAATATAACAGCTAGTGACGAGGAAATTAAATCTCAATTATCTGTAATAGTAAATAGATACAGTTCGGCTGAACTTTTCAATAAAGCATTAATAGAATCAAACTTTACAGTTGACACGCTAAAAAGCTCAATAAAAAAAGATGTAATACTTAATAAGTTGTATAAAAAAGAGATAGAGTTTATACTAAGTGATGAAGAACTTAAAAATAACTATGAAAAAAACAAGCACAAGTTTCTTGAACCTGAGAAAATCAGAGTTAGCCTGATCTATATAAAAAATGATCCACAAGATCCAAAAGGAAAAGAAAAAGCGATAAAAAAGGCAAAAGAAGCAGAAAAAATGTTAGCAGATGGTGAAAACTTTGAATATGTTGCACAAACTTATTCAGATGATCCCACGCGTGTTATGGGTGGAGACCTGGGCTTTATCCATAGGGGAAGATTGCATCCATCTATTGAAGATATAGCCTTTTCACTCGACATAAACAAAGTAAGTAATGTTATTGTAAACGATATAGGGTATTTTATTGTAAAGGTAAAAGAAAAAAAGAAGCAAAACCAACTAGCATTTGAAACTGTTAAAGATAGCTTGGGAAAAAAATTAAAAAACAAAGAAGAGGATCTGCGAAAGGACAAATTACTTAAAAGGTTAATGCTTAAAGCGGTAATAATCAAGTAG
- a CDS encoding 6-bladed beta-propeller, producing MSRFLYILFFLISIDSLNAKEVQKLVWPSPPDEAKIEYLSFVRSPEEFGIEKGFFSRAFDFLFDVSEASISAPFGLHSDKGRLYITDISSKSLYIFDKKEDETITIEGSDDESFLYPIDVVTDVDGNIFVSDSVRAKIYVFEKDGDFSYSISNKVIQRPIGIAISNDNKKLYVVDSVASKIHVITPKGKFIKSIGKKGLNDGEFNRPTFIDIGKDGKIYVTDSMNHRVQILNPDGKFINKFGYIGQEIGSFGSPRGISLDSYENIYVSDTMYNTIQVFNNSGELLLVFGNYGKNKGEFALAEDISITDDNTIYISDTNNRRVQVFKLLDSTAVRSVK from the coding sequence ATGAGTAGATTTTTATATATATTGTTTTTTTTAATAAGTATTGATTCTTTAAATGCTAAAGAGGTTCAAAAGTTGGTATGGCCATCTCCTCCAGATGAAGCGAAAATAGAGTATTTGTCTTTTGTGAGAAGCCCAGAAGAGTTTGGAATAGAAAAAGGGTTCTTTTCTAGAGCTTTTGACTTTTTATTTGATGTAAGTGAAGCTTCTATATCTGCTCCATTTGGTCTTCATAGTGATAAAGGTAGGCTATATATAACTGATATATCATCTAAATCTCTTTACATTTTTGATAAAAAAGAAGATGAAACAATTACTATTGAAGGCTCCGATGATGAGAGTTTTCTTTATCCAATAGATGTTGTAACAGATGTTGATGGAAATATTTTTGTTTCAGATTCTGTTCGAGCTAAAATATATGTTTTTGAAAAAGATGGTGACTTTAGTTACAGCATATCAAACAAAGTTATTCAAAGACCTATTGGCATAGCAATAAGCAATGATAATAAAAAACTTTATGTGGTAGACAGTGTAGCTAGTAAGATACATGTAATAACTCCAAAAGGAAAGTTTATAAAAAGTATTGGTAAAAAGGGATTAAACGATGGAGAGTTTAATAGACCAACATTTATAGATATTGGTAAAGATGGAAAAATATATGTCACAGACTCTATGAATCACCGTGTTCAGATACTTAATCCAGACGGAAAATTTATTAATAAATTTGGTTATATCGGTCAAGAAATAGGAAGTTTTGGAAGTCCTAGGGGAATATCATTAGACAGTTACGAAAATATCTATGTCAGTGACACCATGTATAATACTATACAGGTTTTTAACAATAGTGGCGAACTGCTATTGGTATTTGGTAACTACGGTAAAAATAAAGGCGAGTTTGCATTAGCTGAGGATATATCAATAACAGATGATAATACTATATATATTTCAGATACAAACAATAGAAGAGTCCAGGTTTTTAAACTGCTAGACTCAACTGCTGTTAGGAGTGTAAAATGA
- the ccsA gene encoding cytochrome c biogenesis protein CcsA has product MTLIKQVWSFLISMKLMVALILIFAIASAVGTFVENDYGVNTSWALIYSSRWFEAVQVLLGISIIGNIFKYKMFQKKKIPVLIFHISFLVILLGSGITRYYGYEGVMHIREGATVNEMLSSDALLQVKAKKGSKEFSAEEIVYMSELGGREFEESLNIDGKELRVKYKDYMKNAVKTAVEDPNGSPIAVFVIPTPQGPEKYVLKSGEYIDVGPLAVFFDKEPIMNNKPILRLITEGDKISFVANTDINWMKMIDRTNGVYKRGHKYLFDNRRMYNINGVQLVTKEVLTKGKVQVVKQEEYKKSMKMQMKMQSLDALIVDVAYNGEHHEVALMGKGKRYQGFTERIKIDDLDITLEWGSKIIELPFSLRLRDFLLLKYPGSMSPSSYESHVTLIDQENLIQREHRIYMNHTLDYGGYLFFQSSYDKDEKGTILSVNHDPGKWPTYLGYTLLAIGMFLNLFNPHSYFGKLARQKYEYKASLVATFALVASLFYTQPLVASPVDNLPKINIDHANHYATMLVQSPDGRIKPLDSHAIDLVNKVAGRDSIFGLNHNQIILGMVVNQNEWKQIDMIKVTHPKVKEILGISKDQKTFAYVDAFDKFGQYKLGPLAEEALRMRAAERGKYEKELIKVDERLNVAYAIYSGRFMNVFPLEGDPNNKWHYPGYALKNFPPQLSQEILTILESNSKGLQTAFSTGNWDSANKAIDSIKEFQNKYGASVIPDSTLVEAELLYNKLKIFDRLFPVYLIAGFILLILIFVRLAKSNLNIKTVMRLIFVVLVVAFVAHTISLGLRWYISGHAPWSNGYEAMLYISWTIVLAGISFARSSDLAMATTSIFAGVTLFVAHLSWLDPQITTMVPVLKSYWLTIHVSIITASYGFLGLSTLLGFVSLIFYIMLNNESKREQLSVNILESTRISQMSMILGLSLLTVGNFLGGVWANESWGRYWGWDPKETWALVSILVYVFVTHMRFVPGLKSNFTFNAVSVVAYSAIIMTYFGVNYYLSGLHSYAAGDPVPIPEWIYYVISVIAVVIIAAWFNRNKLIDVKPIKQN; this is encoded by the coding sequence ATGACGTTAATTAAACAGGTATGGTCATTTCTCATTTCTATGAAATTGATGGTGGCTTTGATTTTAATATTTGCAATTGCAAGTGCAGTAGGTACATTTGTTGAAAATGACTATGGAGTTAATACGTCATGGGCACTAATATACAGCAGTAGATGGTTTGAAGCTGTACAGGTTTTACTAGGTATAAGTATAATTGGAAATATATTTAAGTATAAAATGTTTCAAAAAAAGAAAATACCTGTTCTTATTTTTCATATAAGTTTTTTAGTTATTTTACTTGGTTCAGGAATAACTCGTTATTATGGCTATGAAGGTGTTATGCATATTCGTGAAGGTGCTACAGTTAACGAGATGTTATCTTCTGATGCTTTATTGCAAGTAAAGGCTAAAAAAGGCTCTAAGGAGTTCAGTGCTGAAGAGATAGTCTATATGTCAGAGCTTGGAGGAAGAGAGTTTGAAGAGAGTTTAAATATTGATGGCAAAGAACTGAGAGTAAAGTATAAAGATTATATGAAAAATGCTGTTAAAACAGCTGTAGAAGATCCAAATGGTAGCCCTATAGCTGTGTTTGTAATACCTACACCACAGGGTCCGGAAAAATATGTCCTAAAAAGTGGTGAGTATATAGATGTCGGACCATTGGCAGTTTTCTTCGATAAAGAACCTATAATGAACAATAAGCCAATTCTTCGTCTTATAACTGAGGGCGATAAGATATCATTTGTAGCTAATACAGATATAAACTGGATGAAGATGATTGATAGAACTAATGGTGTTTATAAACGAGGGCATAAGTACTTGTTTGACAACAGAAGAATGTACAATATAAACGGTGTTCAATTAGTTACAAAAGAGGTACTAACAAAAGGAAAAGTTCAAGTAGTTAAGCAAGAAGAATATAAAAAATCTATGAAGATGCAGATGAAGATGCAGTCTCTTGATGCACTAATAGTAGATGTAGCTTACAATGGAGAACATCATGAAGTTGCACTAATGGGTAAAGGAAAACGATATCAAGGTTTTACAGAAAGAATAAAAATTGATGATCTTGACATTACATTAGAATGGGGTTCAAAAATTATAGAACTGCCTTTTTCATTAAGATTACGTGATTTTTTACTTCTAAAGTATCCTGGTTCGATGAGTCCATCATCTTATGAGAGTCATGTAACATTAATAGACCAGGAAAATCTAATTCAACGAGAACATAGAATATATATGAATCACACACTTGATTATGGAGGGTATTTGTTTTTCCAATCTTCTTATGACAAAGATGAAAAAGGAACTATTCTTTCTGTAAATCACGATCCAGGAAAATGGCCTACATATTTAGGTTACACACTTTTAGCTATAGGGATGTTTCTGAACCTTTTTAATCCACATAGTTATTTTGGAAAACTCGCTCGTCAAAAGTATGAATACAAGGCTTCATTAGTAGCTACATTTGCACTTGTTGCATCGCTCTTTTATACGCAGCCTTTGGTAGCATCTCCTGTTGATAATCTTCCAAAGATAAATATAGACCATGCTAACCATTATGCAACCATGTTAGTTCAAAGTCCAGATGGACGCATTAAGCCACTTGACTCTCATGCAATAGACTTAGTAAATAAGGTTGCGGGAAGAGACAGTATATTTGGTCTTAACCATAACCAGATTATTTTAGGTATGGTTGTAAATCAGAACGAGTGGAAGCAGATAGATATGATTAAGGTCACTCACCCAAAAGTTAAAGAGATTTTAGGTATAAGTAAAGATCAGAAAACTTTTGCATATGTTGATGCTTTTGATAAGTTTGGACAATACAAACTTGGGCCACTGGCAGAAGAGGCACTTAGAATGAGAGCTGCTGAGCGTGGTAAGTATGAAAAAGAACTGATTAAAGTAGATGAAAGACTAAATGTTGCATATGCTATTTATTCAGGTCGTTTTATGAATGTTTTTCCACTTGAAGGCGATCCAAACAATAAATGGCATTACCCAGGTTATGCACTGAAGAATTTTCCTCCGCAACTTTCACAAGAGATTCTTACAATTTTAGAGAGTAATTCTAAGGGATTACAAACAGCTTTTAGTACTGGTAACTGGGATTCAGCAAACAAAGCTATTGATTCAATTAAAGAGTTTCAAAACAAGTATGGTGCTTCGGTTATTCCAGATAGTACTCTGGTTGAAGCAGAACTGTTATATAACAAGCTAAAGATATTTGACAGGCTCTTTCCTGTGTATTTAATAGCAGGATTTATACTTTTAATTTTGATATTTGTGCGTTTGGCAAAATCTAACTTAAATATAAAAACAGTTATGCGTCTAATATTTGTTGTTTTAGTTGTAGCTTTTGTTGCTCACACTATTAGTTTAGGACTAAGATGGTATATATCAGGTCACGCTCCTTGGAGTAATGGTTATGAGGCTATGCTTTATATATCTTGGACAATAGTTCTAGCAGGTATCTCTTTTGCTAGAAGTTCAGACCTTGCAATGGCTACTACTTCTATCTTTGCCGGGGTAACACTCTTTGTAGCACACCTTAGTTGGCTTGATCCACAGATAACTACTATGGTCCCAGTTTTAAAATCATACTGGTTAACTATACATGTATCTATTATTACAGCTAGTTACGGCTTTTTAGGTCTTAGTACACTACTTGGCTTTGTCTCTCTTATTTTTTATATTATGTTGAATAATGAAAGCAAAAGAGAGCAGTTAAGTGTAAATATATTAGAGTCAACTCGTATTAGTCAGATGTCAATGATATTAGGTTTATCTCTACTTACTGTTGGAAACTTCCTTGGTGGTGTTTGGGCCAATGAATCATGGGGTCGTTACTGGGGTTGGGATCCTAAAGAGACTTGGGCACTAGTAAGTATATTAGTTTATGTATTTGTAACTCATATGCGTTTTGTTCCAGGACTAAAGTCTAACTTTACATTTAATGCAGTATCTGTAGTAGCTTATTCAGCTATAATAATGACATATTTTGGTGTAAACTATTATCTTTCAGGGTTACACTCATACGCGGCAGGTGATCCTGTTCCTATACCTGAATGGATTTACTATGTTATAAGTGTTATTGCAGTGGTTATAATAGCTGCGTGGTTTAATCGTAATAAGTTGATAGATGTAAAGCCAATAAAACAGAACTAA